In the Topomyia yanbarensis strain Yona2022 chromosome 3, ASM3024719v1, whole genome shotgun sequence genome, one interval contains:
- the LOC131690610 gene encoding zinc finger protein 879-like, whose product MATTSDMDLCRLCLTDDGIMCPIFGNERSNLAQKIFECTSIQVEKIAGVPSSICEVCKSKLIICLEFIRQCSKADADIRLIYAEHFELHESTYARNGTKFDRQEDPQGLANEEVEIINVLPCEEGELQTNELFDNAQKDNGSIVIEIVEHQSQPDKLEDLHEETVIVELETVEGDKKEVLEETIKKTEKSEEEVPIDEGKHSVKNKNRRETSGKVRQVSKKRRSKDTTDNKSNVKKYKKECPICHVPQQNLKQHMLLHSGIKKHVCQYCKKAFTQRGNLTCHLNIHTGNKPHKCDQCDKSFGDPTALKMHKVIHTDEPSFQCDICSKHFKYRHSLLTHIRSHNDDRRHACTYCSMAFVTSSSLKKHVRKHTGERPYKCEQCSKSFTSSGNLQTHRRSHAKKTRPSLEDSSESSTDRE is encoded by the exons ATGGCTACCACTTCAGACATGGACCTATGCCGCTTATGTCTGACAGACGATGGTATAATGTGTCCCATATTCGGCAATGAAAGATCCAATTTAGCTCAAAAAATTTTTGAATGTACTTCGATTCAG GTCGAAAAAATCGCAGGAGTTCCCTCGTCGATATGCGAGGTCTGTAAATCGAAATTAATAATCTGTCTCGAGTTTATCCGTCAATGTTCAAAAGCGGATGCAGATATACGACTTATTTACGCTGAACATTTCGAGCTGCATGAATCGACTTATGCCAGAAACGGAACAAAATTTGACAGGCAGGAGGACCCTCAAGGTCTTGCAAATGAAGAAGTCGAAATTATCAACGTTCTTCCATGCGAGGAAGGTGAATTGCAAACGAATGAGCTGTTTGATAATGCACAAAAAGACAATGGATCAATTGTCATTGAAATCGTTGAACATCAGTCGCAACCAGATAAGTTGGAAGATCTGCATGAGGAAACTGTGATAGTAGAATTAGAAACGGTGGAAGGTGACAAAAAAGAAGTACTCGaagaaacaattaaaaaaaccgaaaaatctgaGGAAGAGGTCCCAATCGATGAGGGAAAACATtccgtaaaaaataaaaatcgccGGGAGACTTCAGGCAAGGTTAGGCAGGTTTCAAAAAAACGGCGTAGTAAAGATACAACTGATAACAAAAGCAATgttaaaaagtacaaaaaagaATGTCCGATTTGTCACGTACCGCAGCAGAATTTGAAGCAGCACATGCTTCTTCACTCTGGAATTAAAAAGCATGTATGCCAGTATTGTAAAAAGGCATTTACTCAAAGAGGCAACCTAACATGTCATTTGAATATTCATACTGGAAATAAACCGCACAAATGTGATCAATGCGACAAAAGCTTCGGTGACCCTACTGCCTTGAAAATGCATAAG GTCATTCATACCGATGAGCCTAGCTTTCAGTGTGATATTTGTAGTAAACATTTCAAATATCGACACTCCCTGTTAACACATATTAGAAGTCATAACGATGATCGGAGGCATGCTTGTACTTATTGTAGCATGGCCTTCGTTACAAG TTCTAGCTTGAAAAAACACGTGCGGAAGCATACGGGCGAACGACCCTACAAGTGCGAACAGTGCTCTAAATCATTTACCTCTTCTGGTAATTTGCAAACACACAGGAGAAGCCACGCTAAAAAAACACGACCCAGTTTGGAGGACTCATCGGAATCGAGCACAGACAGGGAGTAA